The Macrobrachium rosenbergii isolate ZJJX-2024 chromosome 8, ASM4041242v1, whole genome shotgun sequence genome includes a region encoding these proteins:
- the LOC136840757 gene encoding uncharacterized protein isoform X11: protein MRAAGGVKWDKGLKGVYGPPSQDPNSPSDAFYTPPISGALDIKEIMREKKLIGDVIEPNSLHIIILGYDKYCRMRALLKRLEGVEEEYMKSRIVVALGGFVVPSRRTWMLFCREVFDYPELEGHDLLCNHLLPEVLTDQVVPPAAPKLQGRPRKKRKKQQGDSESESSETSEDIRPRLKGKPGLTAKPNGLRVLDRKNTTRSHLTNVKTEFQTPALNRLIEVDFMSKLHKFMKDRGTPITRVPHIGYRQLNVFELFTKVQQLGGFEAVGEKKMWRSLYDEMSGISPSSNSQQAGQSNAAIMKRHYERLLLPYEKFLLQEQKKLFIGSQRPNKVKSEPGEPSVSILQHHVPSECKASLKLGVACPQLRPSHVSPGGAQEAHGLPSGPLGAAPPVGTPPQASPAPPASVSPPTTPTELTVPKVTTKKESGTIPEDLAKRPEITITPIPRSIGSVVPGGPLHDPLAAVPPGLKGLQLADLMTLENLKASFGMSALQDLAKIAERYEKPLQEPATKKLKTEDGARVNGANSREKGNGRPSVIQETPASKAGLPAVPGLVSADMIRQMNLLDAKLLLPAHQSNKTISAIAQLLPQTSIFPAPAPAAHQPHISKSIRDPNPIRPDPPRVIQSQSVYSQAKHIYGKPTADVNKMCVKDTNKSASPEIEILDLSRPTGNKSSKPPKTERPEIELLDLSTRRDITVSPVSKPGTSKNCNSNRIQPPSVSIKSSDHPARQSPNKPQGGANPVSAALVAAQGLPPGLGGLPLNPAALLPYLSPMLSPGVKPNSGAGGSPHISIFPFMDLAAYYNSMLPQGLIPTTSSSGSGGSSASTTAAQHMAAAQLHLSSLGLSSGLSGLTPDALASLGIYKNFLPQGNLPAPHFLSGLMSPHNHNPPTSK from the exons ATGAGAGCTGCGGGAGGTGTCAAATGGGACAAAGGGCTTAAGGGTGTGTATGGCCCACCTTCTCAGGATCCAAATTCTCCCTCAGATGCATTTTATACGCCACCTATATCGGGGGCGCTCGACATCAAAGAAATCATGAGAGAAAAGAAGTTGATAG GTGATGTAATTGAACCAAACAGCCTGCACATTATTATACTGGGTTATGATAAATATTGTCGGATGAGAGCCCTTCTAAAAAGGTTAGAAGGTGTAGAGGAAGAGTATATGAAGAGTCGTATTGTTGTGGCATTGGGAGGATTTGTCGTTCCTTCAAGACGTACCTGGATGCTATTTTGTAGAGAAGTATTTGATTATCCAGAACTTGAAGGTCATGATCTTCTTTGTAATCAccttt TACCTGAGGTACTGACTGACCAAGTCGTCCCACCTGCAGCGCCTAAGCTCCAAGGCCGACCGAGAAAGAAACGTAAGAAGCAGCAGGGTGACTCAGAATCAGAGTCTTCTGAAACTTCTGAAGATATTCGGCCCCGTCTCAAAGGGAAACCAGGCCTTACTGCCAAACCCAATGGTCTTCGAGTTTTGGACCGTAAGAACACTACTCGATCACACTTGACTAATGTGAAAACAGAATTCCAGACCCCTGCCTTAAACCGTCTTATAGAGGTGGATTTCATGTCAAAATTACACAAGTTCATGAAAGATCGCGGTACGCCTATCACCAGAGTACCACATATAGGTTACAGACAGT TGAATGTGTTTGAGTTATTTACAAAGGTGCAGCAGCTGGGTGGATTTGAAGCAGTTGGAGAAAAGAAGATGTGGAGGAGTTTATATGACGAAATGAGTGGCATATCTCCATCTAGTAATTCACAACAGGCAGGACAGTCTAATGCAGCCATTATGAAAAGACATTACGAAAG ATTGTTGCTGCCATATGAGAAGTTCTTGTTACAAGAACAGAAAAAACTCTTCATTGGAAGTCAGAGACCAAATAAAGTCAAGTCAGAGCCAGGAGAACCTTCTGTGTCTATTTTACAG CATCATGTGCCAAGTGAATGCAAGGCTTCTCTCAAGTTGGGGGTTGCCTGCCCACAGTTACGACCCTCTCACGTTTCTCCTGGTGGTGCACAGGAGGCACACGGGTTGCCCAGTGGGCCTTTAGGTGCAGCACCTCCTGTGGGTACACCACCCCAAGCCAGCCCTGCACCTCCTGCCTCTGTCAGTCCTCCAACAACACCTACGGAGCTGACG GTTCCAAAGGTGACCACCAAGAAAGAAAGCGGCACAATCCCCGAAGACCTAGCTAAGCGCCCAGAAATCACCATTACCCCTATCCCAAGATCCATAGGTAGTGTGGTTCCAGGAGGTCCTCTTCATGATCCATTAGCAGCTGTACCTCCAGGTTTGAAAGGTTTGCAGCTTGCTGATCTCATGACCTTAGAGAATCTTAAGGCCAGCTTTGGGATGTCAGCTTTACAAGATTTGGCTAAGATAGCTGAAAG GTATGAAAAACCTTTACAAGAGCcagcaaccaaaaaactgaaaacagaagatGGTGCTAGAGTTAATGGAGCAAATTCAAGAGAAAAAGGGAATGGCCGCCCTTCTGTCATTCAAGAGACTCCAGCAAGCAAAGCCGGTTTGCCTGCTGTACCAGGTTTAGTCTCTGCTGATATGATTAGACAGATGAATCTTCTGGATGCCAAGTTATTACTTCCTGCCCATCAAAGCAACAAAACTATCAGTGCCATTGCACAATTACTACCGCAGACTAGCATATTTCCAGCACCGGCACCAGCAGCACATCAACCTCATATAAGTAAATCCATCAGAGATCCTAACCCTATAAGACCTGATCCACCAAGAGTCATACAATCACAGTCGGTTTACTCGCAAGCAAAACATATATATGGAAAGCCAACAGCTGATGTAAATAAAATGTGTGTTAAGGACACAAATAAAAGTGCTAGTCCAGAAATAGAAATTCTGGATCTAAGTCGTCCAACAGGAAATAAAAGTAGCAAACCACCAAAAACTGAAAGACCTGAAATAGAACTATTAGATTTATCTACTAGGCGAGATATAACTGTGTCACCAGTTTCTAAACCAGGTACAAGCAAAAACTGTAACAGTAATAGGATTCAACCCCCAAGTGTGAGTATAAAATCTTCAGATCATCCTGCCAGACAATCACCTAATAAACCCCAAGGTGGAGCTAATCCAGTTTCAGCAGCTCTTGTAGCTGCACAAGGCCTCCCACCTGGTTTAGGAGGTCTACCGTTAAATCCTGCCGCTCTACTACCGTACCTGTCACCTATGCTGTCTCCAGGAGTTAAACCCAATTCTGGAGCTGGAGGGTCAccacatatttctatatttcctttcatgGACCTTGCTGCTTATTACAATAGTATGTTACCCCAGGGTTTAATTCCTACAACgagtagtagtggtagtggtggtagtagtgcGAGTACTACAGCAGCGCAGCATATGGCGGCAGCTCAGCTTCACCTCAGTTCATTAGGGCTTTCTTCAGGGTTGTCAGGTCTTACACCTGATGCCCTAGCTAGCTTGGGAATATATAAGAACTTCCTACCCCAGGGAAATCTTCCTGCCCCACACTTCCTTTCAGGTCTCATGTCGCCACATAATCACAACCCGCCCACAAGCAAGTAA
- the LOC136840757 gene encoding uncharacterized protein isoform X6: MQRQFVGSPCGHHGNYTFYKAFRYTLHGKQRILSLGEFFFVKIWQEEDIISVAEAQLLWEDRASGQILVSLRIYFLPENTPDGRCEEHGEHEVVSLSEKVVLRAEDVIGWMRAAGGVKWDKGLKGVYGPPSQDPNSPSDAFYTPPISGALDIKEIMREKKLIGDVIEPNSLHIIILGYDKYCRMRALLKRLEGVEEEYMKSRIVVALGGFVVPSRRTWMLFCREVFDYPELEGHDLLCNHLSPKLQGRPRKKRKKQQGDSESESSETSEDIRPRLKGKPGLTAKPNGLRVLDRKNTTRSHLTNVKTEFQTPALNRLIEVDFMSKLHKFMKDRGTPITRVPHIGYRQLNVFELFTKVQQLGGFEAVGEKKMWRSLYDEMSGISPSSNSQQAGQSNAAIMKRHYERLLLPYEKFLLQEQKKLFIGSQRPNKVKSEPGEPSVSILQEAHGLPSGPLGAAPPVGTPPQASPAPPASVSPPTTPTELTVPKVTTKKESGTIPEDLAKRPEITITPIPRSIGSVVPGGPLHDPLAAVPPGLKGLQLADLMTLENLKASFGMSALQDLAKIAERYEKPLQEPATKKLKTEDGARVNGANSREKGNGRPSVIQETPASKAGLPAVPGLVSADMIRQMNLLDAKLLLPAHQSNKTISAIAQLLPQTSIFPAPAPAAHQPHISKSIRDPNPIRPDPPRVIQSQSVYSQAKHIYGKPTADVNKMCVKDTNKSASPEIEILDLSRPTGNKSSKPPKTERPEIELLDLSTRRDITVSPVSKPGTSKNCNSNRIQPPSVSIKSSDHPARQSPNKPQGGANPVSAALVAAQGLPPGLGGLPLNPAALLPYLSPMLSPGVKPNSGAGGSPHISIFPFMDLAAYYNSMLPQGLIPTTSSSGSGGSSASTTAAQHMAAAQLHLSSLGLSSGLSGLTPDALASLGIYKNFLPQGNLPAPHFLSGLMSPHNHNPPTSK; the protein is encoded by the exons CATGAGGTGGTCTCGTTATCGGAGAAAGTGGTCCTCAGGGCTGAGGATGTCATTGGGTGGATGAGAGCTGCGGGAGGTGTCAAATGGGACAAAGGGCTTAAGGGTGTGTATGGCCCACCTTCTCAGGATCCAAATTCTCCCTCAGATGCATTTTATACGCCACCTATATCGGGGGCGCTCGACATCAAAGAAATCATGAGAGAAAAGAAGTTGATAG GTGATGTAATTGAACCAAACAGCCTGCACATTATTATACTGGGTTATGATAAATATTGTCGGATGAGAGCCCTTCTAAAAAGGTTAGAAGGTGTAGAGGAAGAGTATATGAAGAGTCGTATTGTTGTGGCATTGGGAGGATTTGTCGTTCCTTCAAGACGTACCTGGATGCTATTTTGTAGAGAAGTATTTGATTATCCAGAACTTGAAGGTCATGATCTTCTTTGTAATCAccttt CGCCTAAGCTCCAAGGCCGACCGAGAAAGAAACGTAAGAAGCAGCAGGGTGACTCAGAATCAGAGTCTTCTGAAACTTCTGAAGATATTCGGCCCCGTCTCAAAGGGAAACCAGGCCTTACTGCCAAACCCAATGGTCTTCGAGTTTTGGACCGTAAGAACACTACTCGATCACACTTGACTAATGTGAAAACAGAATTCCAGACCCCTGCCTTAAACCGTCTTATAGAGGTGGATTTCATGTCAAAATTACACAAGTTCATGAAAGATCGCGGTACGCCTATCACCAGAGTACCACATATAGGTTACAGACAGT TGAATGTGTTTGAGTTATTTACAAAGGTGCAGCAGCTGGGTGGATTTGAAGCAGTTGGAGAAAAGAAGATGTGGAGGAGTTTATATGACGAAATGAGTGGCATATCTCCATCTAGTAATTCACAACAGGCAGGACAGTCTAATGCAGCCATTATGAAAAGACATTACGAAAG ATTGTTGCTGCCATATGAGAAGTTCTTGTTACAAGAACAGAAAAAACTCTTCATTGGAAGTCAGAGACCAAATAAAGTCAAGTCAGAGCCAGGAGAACCTTCTGTGTCTATTTTACAG GAGGCACACGGGTTGCCCAGTGGGCCTTTAGGTGCAGCACCTCCTGTGGGTACACCACCCCAAGCCAGCCCTGCACCTCCTGCCTCTGTCAGTCCTCCAACAACACCTACGGAGCTGACG GTTCCAAAGGTGACCACCAAGAAAGAAAGCGGCACAATCCCCGAAGACCTAGCTAAGCGCCCAGAAATCACCATTACCCCTATCCCAAGATCCATAGGTAGTGTGGTTCCAGGAGGTCCTCTTCATGATCCATTAGCAGCTGTACCTCCAGGTTTGAAAGGTTTGCAGCTTGCTGATCTCATGACCTTAGAGAATCTTAAGGCCAGCTTTGGGATGTCAGCTTTACAAGATTTGGCTAAGATAGCTGAAAG GTATGAAAAACCTTTACAAGAGCcagcaaccaaaaaactgaaaacagaagatGGTGCTAGAGTTAATGGAGCAAATTCAAGAGAAAAAGGGAATGGCCGCCCTTCTGTCATTCAAGAGACTCCAGCAAGCAAAGCCGGTTTGCCTGCTGTACCAGGTTTAGTCTCTGCTGATATGATTAGACAGATGAATCTTCTGGATGCCAAGTTATTACTTCCTGCCCATCAAAGCAACAAAACTATCAGTGCCATTGCACAATTACTACCGCAGACTAGCATATTTCCAGCACCGGCACCAGCAGCACATCAACCTCATATAAGTAAATCCATCAGAGATCCTAACCCTATAAGACCTGATCCACCAAGAGTCATACAATCACAGTCGGTTTACTCGCAAGCAAAACATATATATGGAAAGCCAACAGCTGATGTAAATAAAATGTGTGTTAAGGACACAAATAAAAGTGCTAGTCCAGAAATAGAAATTCTGGATCTAAGTCGTCCAACAGGAAATAAAAGTAGCAAACCACCAAAAACTGAAAGACCTGAAATAGAACTATTAGATTTATCTACTAGGCGAGATATAACTGTGTCACCAGTTTCTAAACCAGGTACAAGCAAAAACTGTAACAGTAATAGGATTCAACCCCCAAGTGTGAGTATAAAATCTTCAGATCATCCTGCCAGACAATCACCTAATAAACCCCAAGGTGGAGCTAATCCAGTTTCAGCAGCTCTTGTAGCTGCACAAGGCCTCCCACCTGGTTTAGGAGGTCTACCGTTAAATCCTGCCGCTCTACTACCGTACCTGTCACCTATGCTGTCTCCAGGAGTTAAACCCAATTCTGGAGCTGGAGGGTCAccacatatttctatatttcctttcatgGACCTTGCTGCTTATTACAATAGTATGTTACCCCAGGGTTTAATTCCTACAACgagtagtagtggtagtggtggtagtagtgcGAGTACTACAGCAGCGCAGCATATGGCGGCAGCTCAGCTTCACCTCAGTTCATTAGGGCTTTCTTCAGGGTTGTCAGGTCTTACACCTGATGCCCTAGCTAGCTTGGGAATATATAAGAACTTCCTACCCCAGGGAAATCTTCCTGCCCCACACTTCCTTTCAGGTCTCATGTCGCCACATAATCACAACCCGCCCACAAGCAAGTAA
- the LOC136840757 gene encoding uncharacterized protein isoform X8 produces the protein MNVTEHLTFYQSVFKHEVVSLSEKVVLRAEDVIGWMRAAGGVKWDKGLKGVYGPPSQDPNSPSDAFYTPPISGALDIKEIMREKKLIGDVIEPNSLHIIILGYDKYCRMRALLKRLEGVEEEYMKSRIVVALGGFVVPSRRTWMLFCREVFDYPELEGHDLLCNHLLPEVLTDQVVPPAAPKLQGRPRKKRKKQQGDSESESSETSEDIRPRLKGKPGLTAKPNGLRVLDRKNTTRSHLTNVKTEFQTPALNRLIEVDFMSKLHKFMKDRGTPITRVPHIGYRQLNVFELFTKVQQLGGFEAVGEKKMWRSLYDEMSGISPSSNSQQAGQSNAAIMKRHYERLLLPYEKFLLQEQKKLFIGSQRPNKVKSEPGEPSVSILQHHVPSECKASLKLGVACPQLRPSHVSPGGAQEAHGLPSGPLGAAPPVGTPPQASPAPPASVSPPTTPTELTVPKVTTKKESGTIPEDLAKRPEITITPIPRSIGSVVPGGPLHDPLAAVPPGLKGLQLADLMTLENLKASFGMSALQDLAKIAERYEKPLQEPATKKLKTEDGARVNGANSREKGNGRPSVIQETPASKAGLPAVPGLVSADMIRQMNLLDAKLLLPAHQSNKTISAIAQLLPQTSIFPAPAPAAHQPHISKSIRDPNPIRPDPPRVIQSQSVYSQAKHIYGKPTADVNKMCVKDTNKSASPEIEILDLSRPTGNKSSKPPKTERPEIELLDLSTRRDITVSPVSKPGTSKNCNSNRIQPPSVSIKSSDHPARQSPNKPQGGANPVSAALVAAQGLPPGLGGLPLNPAALLPYLSPMLSPGVKPNSGAGGSPHISIFPFMDLAAYYNSMLPQGLIPTTSSSGSGGSSASTTAAQHMAAAQLHLSSLGLSSGLSGLTPDALASLGIYKNFLPQGNLPAPHFLSGLMSPHNHNPPTSK, from the exons CATGAGGTGGTCTCGTTATCGGAGAAAGTGGTCCTCAGGGCTGAGGATGTCATTGGGTGGATGAGAGCTGCGGGAGGTGTCAAATGGGACAAAGGGCTTAAGGGTGTGTATGGCCCACCTTCTCAGGATCCAAATTCTCCCTCAGATGCATTTTATACGCCACCTATATCGGGGGCGCTCGACATCAAAGAAATCATGAGAGAAAAGAAGTTGATAG GTGATGTAATTGAACCAAACAGCCTGCACATTATTATACTGGGTTATGATAAATATTGTCGGATGAGAGCCCTTCTAAAAAGGTTAGAAGGTGTAGAGGAAGAGTATATGAAGAGTCGTATTGTTGTGGCATTGGGAGGATTTGTCGTTCCTTCAAGACGTACCTGGATGCTATTTTGTAGAGAAGTATTTGATTATCCAGAACTTGAAGGTCATGATCTTCTTTGTAATCAccttt TACCTGAGGTACTGACTGACCAAGTCGTCCCACCTGCAGCGCCTAAGCTCCAAGGCCGACCGAGAAAGAAACGTAAGAAGCAGCAGGGTGACTCAGAATCAGAGTCTTCTGAAACTTCTGAAGATATTCGGCCCCGTCTCAAAGGGAAACCAGGCCTTACTGCCAAACCCAATGGTCTTCGAGTTTTGGACCGTAAGAACACTACTCGATCACACTTGACTAATGTGAAAACAGAATTCCAGACCCCTGCCTTAAACCGTCTTATAGAGGTGGATTTCATGTCAAAATTACACAAGTTCATGAAAGATCGCGGTACGCCTATCACCAGAGTACCACATATAGGTTACAGACAGT TGAATGTGTTTGAGTTATTTACAAAGGTGCAGCAGCTGGGTGGATTTGAAGCAGTTGGAGAAAAGAAGATGTGGAGGAGTTTATATGACGAAATGAGTGGCATATCTCCATCTAGTAATTCACAACAGGCAGGACAGTCTAATGCAGCCATTATGAAAAGACATTACGAAAG ATTGTTGCTGCCATATGAGAAGTTCTTGTTACAAGAACAGAAAAAACTCTTCATTGGAAGTCAGAGACCAAATAAAGTCAAGTCAGAGCCAGGAGAACCTTCTGTGTCTATTTTACAG CATCATGTGCCAAGTGAATGCAAGGCTTCTCTCAAGTTGGGGGTTGCCTGCCCACAGTTACGACCCTCTCACGTTTCTCCTGGTGGTGCACAGGAGGCACACGGGTTGCCCAGTGGGCCTTTAGGTGCAGCACCTCCTGTGGGTACACCACCCCAAGCCAGCCCTGCACCTCCTGCCTCTGTCAGTCCTCCAACAACACCTACGGAGCTGACG GTTCCAAAGGTGACCACCAAGAAAGAAAGCGGCACAATCCCCGAAGACCTAGCTAAGCGCCCAGAAATCACCATTACCCCTATCCCAAGATCCATAGGTAGTGTGGTTCCAGGAGGTCCTCTTCATGATCCATTAGCAGCTGTACCTCCAGGTTTGAAAGGTTTGCAGCTTGCTGATCTCATGACCTTAGAGAATCTTAAGGCCAGCTTTGGGATGTCAGCTTTACAAGATTTGGCTAAGATAGCTGAAAG GTATGAAAAACCTTTACAAGAGCcagcaaccaaaaaactgaaaacagaagatGGTGCTAGAGTTAATGGAGCAAATTCAAGAGAAAAAGGGAATGGCCGCCCTTCTGTCATTCAAGAGACTCCAGCAAGCAAAGCCGGTTTGCCTGCTGTACCAGGTTTAGTCTCTGCTGATATGATTAGACAGATGAATCTTCTGGATGCCAAGTTATTACTTCCTGCCCATCAAAGCAACAAAACTATCAGTGCCATTGCACAATTACTACCGCAGACTAGCATATTTCCAGCACCGGCACCAGCAGCACATCAACCTCATATAAGTAAATCCATCAGAGATCCTAACCCTATAAGACCTGATCCACCAAGAGTCATACAATCACAGTCGGTTTACTCGCAAGCAAAACATATATATGGAAAGCCAACAGCTGATGTAAATAAAATGTGTGTTAAGGACACAAATAAAAGTGCTAGTCCAGAAATAGAAATTCTGGATCTAAGTCGTCCAACAGGAAATAAAAGTAGCAAACCACCAAAAACTGAAAGACCTGAAATAGAACTATTAGATTTATCTACTAGGCGAGATATAACTGTGTCACCAGTTTCTAAACCAGGTACAAGCAAAAACTGTAACAGTAATAGGATTCAACCCCCAAGTGTGAGTATAAAATCTTCAGATCATCCTGCCAGACAATCACCTAATAAACCCCAAGGTGGAGCTAATCCAGTTTCAGCAGCTCTTGTAGCTGCACAAGGCCTCCCACCTGGTTTAGGAGGTCTACCGTTAAATCCTGCCGCTCTACTACCGTACCTGTCACCTATGCTGTCTCCAGGAGTTAAACCCAATTCTGGAGCTGGAGGGTCAccacatatttctatatttcctttcatgGACCTTGCTGCTTATTACAATAGTATGTTACCCCAGGGTTTAATTCCTACAACgagtagtagtggtagtggtggtagtagtgcGAGTACTACAGCAGCGCAGCATATGGCGGCAGCTCAGCTTCACCTCAGTTCATTAGGGCTTTCTTCAGGGTTGTCAGGTCTTACACCTGATGCCCTAGCTAGCTTGGGAATATATAAGAACTTCCTACCCCAGGGAAATCTTCCTGCCCCACACTTCCTTTCAGGTCTCATGTCGCCACATAATCACAACCCGCCCACAAGCAAGTAA
- the LOC136840757 gene encoding AT-rich interactive domain-containing protein 5B-like isoform X1 → MTNHKIQFVGSPCGHHGNYTFYKAFRYTLHGKQRILSLGEFFFVKIWQEEDIISVAEAQLLWEDRASGQILVSLRIYFLPENTPDGRCEEHGEHEVVSLSEKVVLRAEDVIGWMRAAGGVKWDKGLKGVYGPPSQDPNSPSDAFYTPPISGALDIKEIMREKKLIGDVIEPNSLHIIILGYDKYCRMRALLKRLEGVEEEYMKSRIVVALGGFVVPSRRTWMLFCREVFDYPELEGHDLLCNHLLPEVLTDQVVPPAAPKLQGRPRKKRKKQQGDSESESSETSEDIRPRLKGKPGLTAKPNGLRVLDRKNTTRSHLTNVKTEFQTPALNRLIEVDFMSKLHKFMKDRGTPITRVPHIGYRQLNVFELFTKVQQLGGFEAVGEKKMWRSLYDEMSGISPSSNSQQAGQSNAAIMKRHYERLLLPYEKFLLQEQKKLFIGSQRPNKVKSEPGEPSVSILQHHVPSECKASLKLGVACPQLRPSHVSPGGAQEAHGLPSGPLGAAPPVGTPPQASPAPPASVSPPTTPTELTVPKVTTKKESGTIPEDLAKRPEITITPIPRSIGSVVPGGPLHDPLAAVPPGLKGLQLADLMTLENLKASFGMSALQDLAKIAERYEKPLQEPATKKLKTEDGARVNGANSREKGNGRPSVIQETPASKAGLPAVPGLVSADMIRQMNLLDAKLLLPAHQSNKTISAIAQLLPQTSIFPAPAPAAHQPHISKSIRDPNPIRPDPPRVIQSQSVYSQAKHIYGKPTADVNKMCVKDTNKSASPEIEILDLSRPTGNKSSKPPKTERPEIELLDLSTRRDITVSPVSKPGTSKNCNSNRIQPPSVSIKSSDHPARQSPNKPQGGANPVSAALVAAQGLPPGLGGLPLNPAALLPYLSPMLSPGVKPNSGAGGSPHISIFPFMDLAAYYNSMLPQGLIPTTSSSGSGGSSASTTAAQHMAAAQLHLSSLGLSSGLSGLTPDALASLGIYKNFLPQGNLPAPHFLSGLMSPHNHNPPTSK, encoded by the exons CATGAGGTGGTCTCGTTATCGGAGAAAGTGGTCCTCAGGGCTGAGGATGTCATTGGGTGGATGAGAGCTGCGGGAGGTGTCAAATGGGACAAAGGGCTTAAGGGTGTGTATGGCCCACCTTCTCAGGATCCAAATTCTCCCTCAGATGCATTTTATACGCCACCTATATCGGGGGCGCTCGACATCAAAGAAATCATGAGAGAAAAGAAGTTGATAG GTGATGTAATTGAACCAAACAGCCTGCACATTATTATACTGGGTTATGATAAATATTGTCGGATGAGAGCCCTTCTAAAAAGGTTAGAAGGTGTAGAGGAAGAGTATATGAAGAGTCGTATTGTTGTGGCATTGGGAGGATTTGTCGTTCCTTCAAGACGTACCTGGATGCTATTTTGTAGAGAAGTATTTGATTATCCAGAACTTGAAGGTCATGATCTTCTTTGTAATCAccttt TACCTGAGGTACTGACTGACCAAGTCGTCCCACCTGCAGCGCCTAAGCTCCAAGGCCGACCGAGAAAGAAACGTAAGAAGCAGCAGGGTGACTCAGAATCAGAGTCTTCTGAAACTTCTGAAGATATTCGGCCCCGTCTCAAAGGGAAACCAGGCCTTACTGCCAAACCCAATGGTCTTCGAGTTTTGGACCGTAAGAACACTACTCGATCACACTTGACTAATGTGAAAACAGAATTCCAGACCCCTGCCTTAAACCGTCTTATAGAGGTGGATTTCATGTCAAAATTACACAAGTTCATGAAAGATCGCGGTACGCCTATCACCAGAGTACCACATATAGGTTACAGACAGT TGAATGTGTTTGAGTTATTTACAAAGGTGCAGCAGCTGGGTGGATTTGAAGCAGTTGGAGAAAAGAAGATGTGGAGGAGTTTATATGACGAAATGAGTGGCATATCTCCATCTAGTAATTCACAACAGGCAGGACAGTCTAATGCAGCCATTATGAAAAGACATTACGAAAG ATTGTTGCTGCCATATGAGAAGTTCTTGTTACAAGAACAGAAAAAACTCTTCATTGGAAGTCAGAGACCAAATAAAGTCAAGTCAGAGCCAGGAGAACCTTCTGTGTCTATTTTACAG CATCATGTGCCAAGTGAATGCAAGGCTTCTCTCAAGTTGGGGGTTGCCTGCCCACAGTTACGACCCTCTCACGTTTCTCCTGGTGGTGCACAGGAGGCACACGGGTTGCCCAGTGGGCCTTTAGGTGCAGCACCTCCTGTGGGTACACCACCCCAAGCCAGCCCTGCACCTCCTGCCTCTGTCAGTCCTCCAACAACACCTACGGAGCTGACG GTTCCAAAGGTGACCACCAAGAAAGAAAGCGGCACAATCCCCGAAGACCTAGCTAAGCGCCCAGAAATCACCATTACCCCTATCCCAAGATCCATAGGTAGTGTGGTTCCAGGAGGTCCTCTTCATGATCCATTAGCAGCTGTACCTCCAGGTTTGAAAGGTTTGCAGCTTGCTGATCTCATGACCTTAGAGAATCTTAAGGCCAGCTTTGGGATGTCAGCTTTACAAGATTTGGCTAAGATAGCTGAAAG GTATGAAAAACCTTTACAAGAGCcagcaaccaaaaaactgaaaacagaagatGGTGCTAGAGTTAATGGAGCAAATTCAAGAGAAAAAGGGAATGGCCGCCCTTCTGTCATTCAAGAGACTCCAGCAAGCAAAGCCGGTTTGCCTGCTGTACCAGGTTTAGTCTCTGCTGATATGATTAGACAGATGAATCTTCTGGATGCCAAGTTATTACTTCCTGCCCATCAAAGCAACAAAACTATCAGTGCCATTGCACAATTACTACCGCAGACTAGCATATTTCCAGCACCGGCACCAGCAGCACATCAACCTCATATAAGTAAATCCATCAGAGATCCTAACCCTATAAGACCTGATCCACCAAGAGTCATACAATCACAGTCGGTTTACTCGCAAGCAAAACATATATATGGAAAGCCAACAGCTGATGTAAATAAAATGTGTGTTAAGGACACAAATAAAAGTGCTAGTCCAGAAATAGAAATTCTGGATCTAAGTCGTCCAACAGGAAATAAAAGTAGCAAACCACCAAAAACTGAAAGACCTGAAATAGAACTATTAGATTTATCTACTAGGCGAGATATAACTGTGTCACCAGTTTCTAAACCAGGTACAAGCAAAAACTGTAACAGTAATAGGATTCAACCCCCAAGTGTGAGTATAAAATCTTCAGATCATCCTGCCAGACAATCACCTAATAAACCCCAAGGTGGAGCTAATCCAGTTTCAGCAGCTCTTGTAGCTGCACAAGGCCTCCCACCTGGTTTAGGAGGTCTACCGTTAAATCCTGCCGCTCTACTACCGTACCTGTCACCTATGCTGTCTCCAGGAGTTAAACCCAATTCTGGAGCTGGAGGGTCAccacatatttctatatttcctttcatgGACCTTGCTGCTTATTACAATAGTATGTTACCCCAGGGTTTAATTCCTACAACgagtagtagtggtagtggtggtagtagtgcGAGTACTACAGCAGCGCAGCATATGGCGGCAGCTCAGCTTCACCTCAGTTCATTAGGGCTTTCTTCAGGGTTGTCAGGTCTTACACCTGATGCCCTAGCTAGCTTGGGAATATATAAGAACTTCCTACCCCAGGGAAATCTTCCTGCCCCACACTTCCTTTCAGGTCTCATGTCGCCACATAATCACAACCCGCCCACAAGCAAGTAA